A window of Hevea brasiliensis isolate MT/VB/25A 57/8 chromosome 14, ASM3005281v1, whole genome shotgun sequence contains these coding sequences:
- the LOC131172996 gene encoding uncharacterized protein LOC131172996 gives MQREDEWESRPNGYQRGREDHERIDNNIRSIKMKIPTFYGKNDPDVYLEWEREVELIFECHNYTEDKKVKLAAVQFKDYAIVWWDQVQAKKRRNGLRPIRTWEEMKELLRDRFVPPHYISELHQRLQRWTQGSKSVEDYHKAMEIAMIRASIEESVEATMARFHSGLNAKIANIVELHHYDTLNELVQMV, from the coding sequence ATGCAAAGAGAAGATGAATGGGAAAGTAGGCCGAATGGCTACCAAAGAGGTAGGGAGGACCATGAGAGGATAGACAACAATATCAGGAGTATCAAAATGAAGATACCTACCTTCTATGGGAAGAATGATCCCGATGTCTATCTAGAGTGGGAGAGAGAGGTTGAATTGATCTTTGAGTGCCACAATTACACGGAGGATAAGAAAGTCAAGTTGGCAGCCGTGCAATTCAAGGACTATGCCATAGTGTGGTGGGATCAAGTCCAAGCTAAAAAGAGGAGGAATGGGTTGAGACCAATCCGGACATGGGAGGAAATGAAAGAATTGCTAAGGGATAGATTTGTGCCTCCTCACTACATTAGCGAGTTGCACCAAAGGCTTCAAAGATGGACCCAAGGCTCTAAGAGTGTGGAGGATTATCACAAGGCCATGGAAATAGCCATGATTAGGGCTAGCATTGAGGAGAGTGTAGAAGCTACAATGGCAAGATTTCATAGTGGATTAAATGCTAAAATTGCTAACATTGTGGAATTGCATCACTATGACACCTTAAATGAGTTAGTGCAAATGGTGtag